Sequence from the Burkholderia stabilis genome:
CCATCGCTTCCGACGCCGCCTGGCTCACGCTCTCGACACGGTCGACGCGGCTGCGATCGAAGATCGTCGGCATGTACGCTTCCGGCCACTTGCGGATGCCCGGAATGCGCGAACCTTCTTCCGGCTGCGCACCGACGATCTCGATCGCCGGATTCTGTTCCTTCAGGTAACGCGACGTGCCCATGATCGTGCCCGTCGTGCCCATCGCCGACACGAAGTGCGTGATGCGCCCTTCGGTATCGCGCCAGATTTCCGGGCCCGTCCCTTCGTAGTGCGCAATCGGGTTGTCGGGATTCGCGAACTGATCGAGGATCACGCCCTTACCCTCGCGCTGCATCTGGTCGGCGAGATCGCGCGCCAGTTCCATCCCGCCCTTCACCGGCGTGAGGATGATCTCCGCGCCATAGGCCGCCATGCTCTGGCGGCGCTCGACCGACAGATCCTCCGGCATGATCAGCACCATCTTGTAGCCGCGGATCGCCGCTGCCATTGCGAGTGCGATGCCCGTATTGCCGCTCGTCGCCTCGATCAGCGTATCGCCCGGCTTGATGCGCCCGCGCGCCTCGGCCTTGCTGATCATCGACAGCGCCGGGCGATCCTTCACCGAACCGGCCGGATTGTTGCCTTCGAGCTTCGCGAGCACCACGTTGTTGCGCGCGCGAATCTCGTCGTCCGGCAAGCGGACCAGTTGCACGAGCGGCGTATTGCCAATCGTGTCTTCGATAGTTTTGTAAGCCATGGAGATACCGTGAGTGCGAGGCCGATCAATCGATCGATTGTAAACCAGCACTGCCGCTCGCGCCGGCAACCCCATTACGACGATGGAATACGACGCGGCGACTCGTGATCGCCCCGCACGGGATGCACACGCAAAAAACCCGCGGCATGCCGCGGGAAGCCGTCGTCATGACGGCGGCTGAAGGAGCTCTTTGGCTGCTGCGCGCGATGCGTTACTTCTGTGCGGTGCGGGCAGGCGCGGCGGCCGGCTTTGCCGCCGCCGGTCTGGCCGCGGCTTGCTGGGTTGCGCCAGAACCGGCCGCACCCGAGCCGGCCGCGCCTACCGTCAGCCCTTCCTGCTGAAGTCGCTCGACGGTATGGCCGCCCATGCCTTTCACGCGTGACGCGAGATCGTCCGCATTCCTGAACGGACCGCGTGCGCCGCGCTCGTCGAGAATCGCTTTCGCCCGCGCCGGGCCGATGCCCTTGATGCCGATGAGTGCATCCTCGTTCGCGGTGTTGACGTCGACGGCCGCCCAGGCCGACGCGACTGCGCCGAGCATGACCGCTGCGGCAAACCATTTCCTGATCATGTGCTGGATCTCCGATGAAAAACGGCCGGCGGCTGCCGACCGTGAGACCCAGTCTATCGATGCAACGCTTCCGTTTAAACCTGGCCGGATAGCCAACGAACGTAGCGGTCGACACCTTCCTGCACCGTCAGGAACGGTGCGTCGTAGCCTGCCGCGCGCAGCTTCGTCTGATCGGCCTGCGTGAAGCACTGGTACTTGCCGCGCAGCGCATCGGGGAACGGCACGTACTCGATCAGCCCCTGCTCGACCTGCTGCGCGAGCGTCAGCGGCGGCAGGTTGTCGAGCACGCGCAACGTGTTCACGACCGTCGACGCGATATCGTTGAACGGCTGCGCGCGGCCCGTGCCGAGATTGAAGATGCCCGACTTCTCCGGATGATCGAAGAAGTACAGGTTCACCTTCGCGACGTCCTCGACCGACACGAAATCGCGCGTCTGCTCGCCCGGCGCATAACCGTTGTACTCGCCGAACAGCTTCACCTTGCCTTCCGCGCGGAACTGGTTGAAGTTGTGGAACGCGACCGACGCCATGCGCCCCTTGTGCGTCTCGCGCGGGCCGTACACGTTGAAGTAGCGGAAACCGGCGATCTGGCTCTTCGCGCTCGGCAGCACGCGGCGGATCACCTGGTCGAACAGGAACTTCGAATAACCGTAGACGTTCAGCGGCGCCTCGACCTCGCGCTCCTCGACGAACCGCGTCGAGCCGCCGTAGGTCGCGGCCGACGACGCGTACAGGAACTGCACGCCCTGCTCGAGGCAGGTGTCGAGCACCGCACGGCTGTAGCGGAAGTTGTTGTCCATCATGTAGCGGCCGTCGGTTTCCATCGTGTCCGAACAGGCGCCTTCGTGGAACACCGCGCGTACCTTGCCGAAATCGCCGCGCGCGAAGCGTTCGACGAATTCGGTCTTGTCGAGATAGTCGTCGATCTCGCAATCGACGAGATTCCGGAACTTGTCCGCGCGCGTCAGGTTGTCGACCGCGATGATGCGCGTCTCGCCGCGCTCGTTGAGCGCCTTGACGAGGTTCGCGCCGATAAAACCGGCTGCGCCGGTGACGATGAGGGTCATGATCGTCCTGCCTGAAAAATGGGAGCCATGCGTGCGGCGCGCGGGTCGCGCCACCGAATGCGCTCAGTGAAACAGTTCGTCGTAATCGACCGTGGCCGTGCCGAGCTTGCCGACCACGATGCCGGCCGCGCGATTCGCGAGCACGACCGCGTCGACGAGCGGCACACCCGCGCCGAGCATCGTCGCGACCGTCGCGATCACGGTATCGCCCGCGCCCGACACGTCGAACACCTCGCGCGCGAGCGCCGGCGCATGCAGTTCGCCTTCGGCGGAAAAAAGCGTCATGCCCTCTTCCGAACGCGTGAGCAGCAGCGCGTCGATATTGAGTTCCGCGCGCAGATTCGCGACGCGCGCGCGTAAGTCGTCTTCCGATTTCCACTGACCGACCACTTCGCGCAGTTCCGCGCGGTTCGGCGTGATCAGCGATGCGCCGCGATAGCGCGCCCAGTCGTCGCCCTTCGGGTCGACGAGGACGGCCTTGCCGGCCGCACGCGCCTTCTCGATCATCGTCGTGACGTGCGTCAGGCCGCCTTTCGCGTAATCCGACATCAGCACGACGTCGTGCTGCGGCAGCAGCGCGTCGAAGCGTGCGAGCCCCGCGAGCAGCACCTCGTGCGTTGGCATCGCCTCGAAGTCGACGCGCAACAGTTGCTGCTGGCGCGCGAGCACGCGCAGCTTGATCGTGGTCGGCAGCGCCGGGTCGCGTTCGAGATGGGGCGTCACGCCGCTGCTGCCGAGCAGTTCGACGATCCGCTCACCGGGTTCGTCGCACCCGACGACGCACAGCAACCCGGCCTGCCCGCCGAGCGTCACGGCATTGCGCGCGACGTTGGCTGCGCCGCCGAGCCGCTCCTCCTGACGCTGCACGTGCACGACCGGCACGGGCGCTTCCGGTGAAATGCGATCGACGTTACCGAACCAGTACCGGTCGAGCATCACGTCGCCGACGACGAGCACGCGCGCGCGCGCGATTTGCGCGCGCGGCACCGGAACGACTTCGCGAAGAGTATTCATCGTGTGGTCAGCCACGGGAGGACGACTGGGGATCGACATACGGCCGGCCGATCGCGTAGTAGTCGATGCCCAGTTCGGCCATCGCGTCCGGCTCGTACAGGTTGCGCCCATCGAAGATCACCGGCGCCTTCAGTTCGGCCTTCAGGCGCGTGAATTCGGGGCTCCGGAATTCCTTCCATTCGGTCACGATCACGAGCGCGTCCGCGCCCGTCACGGCGACGTCCTGCGTATCGACGAGATGCAGGCGCGCGAGCGCCGCCGCATCGTCGCCGAAATCCAGCGCGAACACGCGCCGCGCCTCGTCGACCGCCACCGGATCGTACGCGCGCACGGTCGCGCCGCGTTCGAGCAGCGCGGCGATCAGGCGCCGGCTCGGCGCCTCGCGCATGTCGTCGGTGTTCGGCTTGAACGCCAGCCCCCAGACCGCGAACTCGCGGCCGGTCAGGTCGGCGCCGAAGCGCTGCTCGATCTTGCCGATCAGCACGTCCTTCTGCGCGTGGTTGGCGGCCTCGACGGCTTCCAGGATGCGCAGCGGCTGGCCGTTCTCGCCGGCGGTGCGAATCAGCGCCTGGACGTCCTTCGGGAAGCACGAGCCGCCGTAGCCGACGCCCGCGTACAGGAAGTGATAGCCAATGCGCGGGTCGGAGCCGATCCCGCGGCGCACGGCCTCGATGTCGGCGCCGACCTTGTCCGCGAGATTCGACATCTCGTTCATGAACGAGATGCGCGTCGCGAGCATCGCATTCGCCGCATATTTCGCGAATTCTGCCGAGCGCACGTCCATGTAGATCGTCCGCTCGTGGTTGCGGTTGAACGGCGCGTAAAGCTTCTTCATCTTCTCGCGCGCGATCGTGCCGGTCTCGTCGCCGTCGACGCCGATGATGATCCGGTCCGGACGCATGAAGTCCTCGACCGCGGCGCCTTCCTTCAGGAATTCCGGGTTCGACACGACCGAGAAGCGGTGCGCGACGCTGCCCGCGAGCCCGCGTGCGGCCAGTGCCTCGTCGACCACGCCGCGCACGCGCTGCGCGGTGCCGACCGGCACCGTCGACTTGTCGACGATCACCTTGAAGTTCGTCATGTGGCGGCCGATGTTGCGGGCGGCCTCGAGCACGTATTGCAGGTCGGCCGAGCCGTCCTCGTCGGGCGGCGTACCGACCGCGATGAACTGGATCTCGCCGTGCGCGACGCTCGCCTCGATGTCGGTCGAGAAGCGCAGGCGCCCTGCCGCGCGGTTGCGCGCGATGATGTCCAGCAGCCCCGGTTCATGAATCGGCATGCCGCCGTTGTTCAGGATGTCGATCTTGCGCTGATCGACGTCGAGACAGAAGACGTCGTGACCGATCTCCGCGAGGCATGCGCCCGTGACGAGGCCGACATAGCCGGTGCCGATGATGGTGATTTTCATAGATGTTCCGGTACTTCCCGGTAATAGACTAACTTGGCCGCCGGGACGAGCCCGGCGGCAACCGCAGCGCGTTGGCTCCGCGTGCCGGGATCAGCCCGGCATCGCAGGTTCGACGCGGCGCGGCGCATAGGTTTCCCAGCCGCTGCATCCGGGGCACTGCCAGTAGAAATTGCGCGCCCGGAAGCCGCAATTCTGGCACGTATACCGTGGCAGATTCTTGGTGCGCTGCTTGATCAGCGCACGCATCATTTCAAGTTCCTTACGGCGAGGTTCGTCGGCCGCCGCGATCTGCGCATCGAGCAGGTGCAGCATCCCCGACAGGTTCGGCGACTTCTCCATCTGCGCGCGCGCGAGCGTGTGCGCCGCGTCCTGGCCGCGCAACCCCGCAATGTGCTGATATGCGATGTCGAGCAGGTCGTTCGACGGATAACGATCGACATAGCCCATCAGCAGTTCGGCGCCTTCGACATTCTTGCCGAGCGCGACATAAGCCTTCATCAGCTTGTCGGCGACGAGCGGCAGATACGCCGGGTTCTGCGCTTCGACGCGCTTCCAGTGCTCGATCGCCGCCGCGTGATTGCCCTCTGCCGCCGCCGCGTCCCCGGACAGGATCGTCGCACGCACGTTCTGCGGGTTCACGACCAGCGCGAGCCTCAACTGTTCGGCCGCCGCGGCCGCGTTCTTGCGCTGCAGCGCGTCCTGTGCGAGTTCGCAGTGAAACTGCGCGATTTCGGTGTCGAGCGGCTTGTCGCTCATCGACTCGATGCGCTTCGCAGTATCGATCGACTTGTTCCAGTCCTTCTCGATCTCGTAGATCGTCAGCAGCGCCCGCTGCGCGCCGAGTGCGTAGTCGCCGTCGGCAAGCTTGTGGAACGCGTCTTCGGCGCGATCGAGCAGGCCGGCTTTCAGGAAATCCTGGCCGAGCTCGTACAGCGCGTGGTCGCGCTCGTTGACCGGCAGGTCCGTGCGGCTCAGCAGGTTCTGATGCACGCGGATCGCACGATCGGTTTCGCCGCGACGGCGAAACAGGTTGCCGAGCGCGAAGTGCAGTTCGACCGTCTCGGGATCGAGCTTGGCAACCTCGATGAACGCGTCGATCGCCTTGTCGGGTTGTTCGTTCAGCAGAAAATTGAGGCCGCGAAAATACGATCGCGGCAGGTTGGCGCTCTCCGACAGGAGATTCTTCAGGTCATAGCGTGACGCCGCCCAACCGAGCGCGAACGCGACCGGAATCGCGAGCAACCACCAGAAATCCAGATCCATGCGAAATATCGAAGCAGAGACGAAAACCGCGCGATTATCGCGCGGCGTCCGTGTTAAATGACGGGCGGCATCGGCGGCTGGTCGACGACGGCCGGCGTTTCGCGCGCCGCACGCAGATCGCGCTTCAGGCGCCCGTTCTCGAGGCGCAACCGGAAGATCGAAGGCAGCGCGGACAGCAGGCCGGCCAGCAGCCCCACGGCGAAGAAGGCCAGACCGATCAGGATCAGCGGCGCTTGCCATGTGTAGCCGGCAACAAAATTCAGCGTCGCGGTTTGCGTATTGGCCAGCGCAAGCACCAGCAGCAGTACGAACACCAATACCCGGATCAGCCAGACGATAAACTTCATGAAGCCCTCTCTTTGTTGAGGTTTGCCGCGGCGCGCGACTCCCCTTCGTCGCACCGAATCGACCCGTATTGTAAAGGAAGCGTTTCGGCGGCTGCGCAGATCCTGCGCGCACTCGCTGCGCTGCAGACGCCGGAAATAAAAAAAGCGCCCGCAAGGGGCGCTTTTCTCTTCAGCCTTCGCCGGACAGGTTCCGGGCAAACCGAACGACGCTCAACGCTCGTCGTCCGGATCGTCAGCCTTCAGCGGCTCACCGGCACGGCCGTCGACGCGTTCACGCAATTCCTTGCCAGGCTTGAAGTGCGGCACGAACTTCTCGGGCACCTGCACTTTCTCCCCCGACTTCGGGTTGCGTCCGACGCGCGCCGGGCGACGGTTGAGGCCGAAGCTGCCGAAACCCCGAATTTCAATGCGGTGCCCTTTCGCCAGAGCGTCGGACATCGCATCGAGCATCGTTTTCACCGCGAAATCCGCATCCTTGAGGACAAGTTGCGGAAATCGCGATGCCAGCTGCGCGACCAACTCGGATTTGGTCATACTTCAGCAGACCTCGTGAGGCTTACTGGTTCTGGCCGTCGAGCTTCGCCTTCAGCAGCGCGCCGAGGTTGGTCGTACCGGTCGCAGCAGCGCTGGAGTCCGATTGCAGGCCGCGGATCGCTTCCTGTTGTTCGGCCGAATCCTTCGCCTTGATCGACAGGTTGATGCCGCGCGACTTGCGATCGATGTTGATCACCATCGCGTTGACCTTGTCGCCTTCCTTCAGCACGTTGCGAGCGTCTTCGACGCGATCCTGCGAGATTTCCGACGCACGCAGGTAGCCTTCGACGTCGCCCGTCAGCGTGACGACCGCACCCTTCGCATCGACCGTCTTCACGACGCCGTCGACGATCGAGCCCTTGTCGTTCATTGCAACGTAGTTGCTGAACGGGTCGCCTTCGAGCTGCTTGATGCCGAGCGAAATACGCTCCTTCTCGACGTCGATACCGAGCACGATTGCTTCGACTTCGTCGCCCTTCTTGTACTTGCGAACGGCTTCTTCGCCGGTTTCGCTCCACGACAGGTCCGACAGGTGGACCAGGCCGTCGATGCCGCCCGGCAGACCGATGAACACGCCGAAGTCGGTGATCGACTTGATTGCGCCCGTGATCTTGTCGCCCTTCTTGAAGTTGCGGCTGAAGTCATCCCACGGATTCGGCTTGCACTGCTTCATGCCGAGGCTGATACGACGACGGTCTTCGTCGATCTCGAGGACCATGACTTCGACTTCGTCGCCCAGCTGGACAACCTTCGACGGCGCAACGTTCTTGTTGGTCCAGTCCATTTCCGACACGTGGACAAGGCCTTCGATGCCCGATTCCACTTCGACGAATGCGCCGTAGTCGGTGATGTTCGTGACCTTGCCGAACAGGCGCGTGCCCGACGGGTAACGACGCGAGATGCCTTCCCACGGATCGTCGCCCAGTTGCTTGATGCCCAGCGAGACGCGGTTCTTCTCTTGGTCGAACTTGAGGATCTTCGCGGTGACTTCCTGGCCAACCGACAGGACTTCGCTCGGGTGACGCACACGACGCCATGCGATGTCGGTGATGTGCAGCAGGCCGTCGATGCCGCCGAGGTCGACGAACGCGCCGTAGTCGGTGATGTTCTTGACCACGCCGTTGACGATCGCGCCTTCCTTCAGCGTTTCGAGCAGCTTCGCGCGCTCTTCGCCTTGGGTCGCTTCGATCACTGCACGACGCGACAGCACGACGTTGTTACGCTTGCGATCGAGCTTGATCACGCGGAACTCGAGCGTCTTGCCTTCGTACGGGGTCGTGTCCTTGACCGGACGCGTATCGACCAGCGAACCCGGCAGGAACGCGCGGATGCCGTTGACCATCACGGTCATGCCGCCCTTCACCTTGCCGGTGATCGTGCCGGTGACGAGTTCGTTGTTGTCGAGGGCCTTTTCCAGCGACAGCCACGATGCAAGGCGCTTCGCCTTGTCGCGCGACAGGATCGTGTCGCCGTAGCCGTTTTCGAGTGCGTCGATCGCGACGGACACGAAATCGCCCGACTGCACCTCAACCTCGCCCTGATCGTTCAGGAATTCCTCGATCGGAATGTAAGCCTCGGACTTCAGGCCTGCATTGACGACCACGAAGTTGTGGTCGACGCGCACGACTTCGGCGGAAATCACTTCGCCGGCGCGCATGTCTTGGCGGGTCAGCGACTCTTCGAACAGAGCCGCAAAGGATTCGGTATTCGGGGTGGAGGTTTGCAGGTCGGACATAAAAATCTGATTGTGCATGGATCGCTGTGCCACGCCGGCCGGAATGGCAGGCTGAAAGGGCCAGATCGGGTTCCACACGGGGTTAAGGGTTCGAAACACGCTCCGCGCTTGCGGCACGGAGCACCTACTGCTGCCCGCCTTCTCAGGCGGGCTGGCCCAGCGCCCGGTACCACTGCAGCACCTGGTCGACGGCTTCATCGACCGACAATGCCGACGTATCGAGCAACTCGGCGTCTGCCGCGGGCTTCAGCGGCGCGGCCGCGCGATTGCTGTCGCGCGCGTCACGTTCACGAAGATCCCGGAGCAAGTCATCTATATTAGCAGAAAAACCTTTTTGCATCAATTGCTTATGCCGTCTGGCCGCGCGTGCCTCGGCGCTGGCCGTCAGGAACACCTTCAGCACCGCGTCCGGGAAGATCACCGTACCCATGTCGCGCCCGTCGGCAACGAGGCCCGGCGTCTTGCGGAACGCGCGCTGGCGCGCGACGAGCGCGGTACGCACGGGCCCGTGCACGGCAATCGCCGATGCGCGGTTGCCGACTGCTTCGGCGCGGATATCGTTCGACACATCGACGCCGTCGAGCTGCGCGCAGCCTTCGCGGAACGTGATGTGGAGATCGTCGATCAGCTTCACGAGCGCGTCGATGTCCTCCGCCGCTATGCCGTAGCGCACGCTCGCGAGCGCCGCGAGACGGTACAGCGCACCGCTGTCGAGCAGGTGAAAACCAAGGTGGGCGGCGACGAGCGCCGCGACGGTGCCCTTGCCGGAAGCAGTGGGGCCGTCGATGGTGATGACGGGAGTCGGGTGAAAGGGTCGGGTCGATTTCATCGGAACAGTCGGGTCAGGCTTTTGCGAGTGCGGCGAAGCGGTCGAAATAGTCGGGGAACGTCTTGCCGACGCACTTCGGATCGTTGATCCGCACGGGCACGCCGCCCAGGCTGACGAGCGAGAAGCACATCGCCATCCGGTGATCGTCGTACGTGTCGATCGCCGCATTCGGCGTGAGCTTTTCCGGCGGCGTGACGACGAGATAGTCGGGCCCCTCCTCGATGGTCGCGCCGACCTTGCGCAACTCGGTCGCCATCGCGGCGATGCGGTCGGTCTCCTTCACGCGCCAGCTCGCGATGTTGCGCAGCGTGCTCGTGCCGCTCGCGAACAGCGCCGCGACGGCGATGGTCATCGCCGCATCGGGAATCAGGTTGAAGTCCATGTCGATCGGCTCGAGCTTGCCGTGGTCGTGGCCGATGCCGCGCACCTCGATCCAGTCGTCGCCCATCGTCACGTTCGCGCCCATCTGCATCAGCGCGTTCGCGAAACCGACGTCGCCCTGGATGCTCGCGCGCCCCACGCCCTCGACGCGCAGCGGGCCGCCACCAAGCGCACCGGCCGCGAGGAAATACGATGCGGACGATGCGTCGCCCTCCACCATGATTCGCCCCGGGGAGCGATAGCGGACGCCGGCCGGCACGACGAAGCGTTCCCAGCCGTCGCGCTCGACGATCACGCCGAAGCGCTCCATCAGCCGGATCGTGATGTCGATGTACGGCTTCGAGATCAGCTCGCCGTCAATCTCGACGACGGTCTTGCCGTCCGTCGCCTTCACGAGCGGCAGCGTCATCAGCAGCGCCGTGAGGAACTGGCTCGACACGTCGCCGCGCACGCGGATCGGCGCGTCGACCGAAATCGTCGCGGGCTTGATCCGCAGCGGCGGATAACCCTCGTTCAGCTCGTAGTCGATCTGCGCGCCGATCTGCCGCAGGCCGTCGACGAGATCGCCGATCGGCCGCTCGTGCATACGCGGCACGCCGTGCACGCGATAGTCGCCGCCGTTCACCGCGAGCGCGGCGGTCAGCGGCCGCACGGCCGTGCCCGCGTTGCCGAGGAACAGGTCGGCCGTCTTCGCGGTGAACGCGCCGCGCGTGCCCGTGACGACGCAGGTGTCGCCGTCGCGCGCGAGCTTCACGCCGAGTTTGCCGAGTGCATCGAGCATCACGCGCGTGTCGTCAGAGTCGAGCAGGTTGGTGATCGTCGTTTCACCTTCGGCCAGCGCCGCGAGCAGCAGCACGCGGTTCGAGATGCTCTTCGAGCCGGGCAGGCGCACGGTGCCCGATGCGCTGGAGTACGGGCCGAGATCGAGATAGTCCATGGGAATCGTCCTGTTATTTCTTGACCGGCTCGGCAGAGGGATTACCGCCCCGCTCCTGCCATGCCTTGCGTGCGGCGCGCGAGCGCGTGAACACGGCTTCGAGCGCCGCGCCGTCACCGGCGTCGATCGCCGCGCGCAGCCGCGTGAGCACGCGCGTGTAGCCGTCGAGTTCGTCGAGCAGCGCCGCACGGTTCGCGACGCACACGTCGCGCCACATTTCCGGGCTCGACGCGGCAATCCGCGTGAAATCGCGGAAACCGCCCGCCGCATACGAGAATTTCAGTTCCGCGTCGGCCTCGCCGAGGATCTGCTCGACGAGCGCAAACGACAGCACGTGCGGCAGATGGCTGATCGACGCAAACACGCGATCGTGCTGCGCAGTGCTCATCATACGAACGTCGGCGCCGGTCGCGCGCCACATCGCGTCGATCCGCGCGACCGATTCCGGCGCGTTTTCCGGCAGCGGGCACAGCACGACGTTGCGGCCGACGTACAGGTCCGGCAACGCGGCCTCGACGCCGCTCGACTCGCGCCCGGCGATCGGATGCCCCGGCACGAACTGCGCGATCCGCGCGCCGAGCGCTTCGCGTGCGGCCGCAACGACATCGGACTTGGTGCTGCCCGCATCGGTGACGATCGTTTCATCGGCGAGCCACGGTGCGATGCGTGCGAGCAGCGGGCCCGTCTGCGCGACGGGCGCGGCCAGCAACACGAGATCGGCGCCGGCAAGCGCGTCGCGCAACTGCGCGTCGTCGTCGAGCGCCGCCGCACGATCGATCACGCCCAGCGCCAGCGCACGCTCGACCGACGCGCGCGAACGGCCGACGCCGACGATCTCGCCCGCGCCGCCCGGCGCGCGCTCGCGCAGCGCGCGGGCCAGCGATCCGCCGATCAGGCCGACACCGAAAATGACCAGTTTGTTGAATGCAAAGCCTGACACGAGAAGAGCCTAGTTACGCGTGCGGAACGACGTCCCGCACACGGAATTCCAGATTCCGGGCAACGGGCCCGCACCCGGCGCAACCTGCACCGGGTGCCGCCCGAACCCGCCTTCGGCAGCGTCGACCGGCCTGCCGTGCCCACCTGGCCGCACCGCCCGCACGAGCAGGCGACTGGCCGCCGCACGTCAGCGCGCGCGCGGATACGAACCGAGTATCTTCAGGAACGCAGCCTTCTGGCCGAGCTCCGCAAGCGCGGCTGCGACCGCCGTATCGTCCCGGTGCCCTTCGATGTCGATATAGAAGTAGTACTACCACGTGCCGACGCGCGCCGGACGCGACTCGAAACGCGTCATCGACACGCCGTGCCGCGCGAGCGGCTCGAGCAGCTTGAACACGGCGCCCGGCTCGTTCTTCACCGACACGATCAGCGACGTCTGGTCGTGACCGCTTTGTCCGGCCGGTTGCTTGCCGACGATCACGAAGCGCGTGCGGTTGTGCGGATCGTCCTGGATCAGCGCGAATGCAATCTGCAACCCGTAGTGCGCGGCCGCGCGGTCGCCCGCGATCGCCGCGACGGTCGGATCGGCCGCCGCCATGCGCGCGGCTTCCGCGTTGCTCGCCACGGCCTGCCGCTCGAGCTGCGGCGCATTCGCTGCGAGCCACTGCTGGCATTGCGCGAGCGCCTGCGCATGCGCGCAGACGCGCTTCACGCCGTCGAGCGTGCCGCCCTGCGTGAGCAGGTTGTGGTGGATGGGCAGCGCGAGTTCACCGCTGATCAGCAGTTGCGTCTGCAGCAGCAGGTCGAGCGTGCGCGACACCGCGCCTTCGGTCGAATTCTCGACCGGCGCGATGCCGAACGCGGACGCGCCGGCCTCGACCGAACGGAACACCTCGTCGATCGACGGGCACGGCAGCCCTTCGATCGACTGGCCGAAATACTCGAGCATCGCCTGCTCGCTGTACGTGCCGACCGGCCCGAGGAACGCGACGTGGATCGTCTGCTCGAGCGCGCGGCTCGCGGCCATGATCTCGCGCCAGATCGCACTGATGTGCTCACTCGCGAGCGGGCCCGCGCTCATGTCCTGCAGCCGCGCGATCACCTGCAGCTCGCGCTCCGGCCGGAACACCGGCGCGTTGAAATGCTTCTTGACCTCGCCCACCTCAAGCGCCACCGCGGCGCGCTGGTTGAGAAGCGCGATCAGCTGCGCGTCGATCGCATCGATGCGATCGCGCAGCGGTTTCAGGCGGGAATTCAGTTCGTCGTCCATGCGTAGTTGCCGTGCTGTTTGAACAGCGCCGCCGTCAGGCGCCGCGCTGCTCGAAGTCCTTCATGTACTCGACGAGCGCTTTCACGCCCTCGAGCGGCACCGCGTTGTAGATCGACGCCCGCATGCCGCCGACGGACTTGTGGCCCTTCAGCTGCAGCAGCCCGCGCGCCTTTGCGCCGGCAAGGAAGTCTTCGTTGCGCGTTTCGTCGGCCAGGAAAAACGGCACGTTCATCCGCGAACGTGCTGCCGGCTCGACCTTGTTCAGATAGAAGCTGCTCGCATCGATCGTGTCGTAGAGCAGCTTCGATTTTTCGATATTGCGGGCCTCGATCGCTTCGAGGCCGCCCTGCCGCTTCAGCCACTGGAACACGAGGCCCGCGATGTAGATCGCATAGGTGGGCGGCGTGTTGTACAGCGAGTTGTTCGCGGCGATGGTCTTCCACTCGAACGCCGACGGGCAGATCGACAGCGCGCGATCGAGCAGATCCTCGCGCACGATCACGACCGTCACGCCGGCCATCCCGATGTTCTTCTGCGCGCCGCCGAACAATACGCCATATTTCGCGACGTCCATCGGACGCGACAGGATATGCGACGAGACATCGGCGACCAGCGGCACGTCGCCGAGATC
This genomic interval carries:
- the cysM gene encoding cysteine synthase CysM, encoding MAYKTIEDTIGNTPLVQLVRLPDDEIRARNNVVLAKLEGNNPAGSVKDRPALSMISKAEARGRIKPGDTLIEATSGNTGIALAMAAAIRGYKMVLIMPEDLSVERRQSMAAYGAEIILTPVKGGMELARDLADQMQREGKGVILDQFANPDNPIAHYEGTGPEIWRDTEGRITHFVSAMGTTGTIMGTSRYLKEQNPAIEIVGAQPEEGSRIPGIRKWPEAYMPTIFDRSRVDRVESVSQAASEAMARRMAAVEGIFAGISSGGACEVAMRIARQVENATIVFIVCDRGDRYLSTGVFPA
- a CDS encoding ComEA family DNA-binding protein; the protein is MIRKWFAAAVMLGAVASAWAAVDVNTANEDALIGIKGIGPARAKAILDERGARGPFRNADDLASRVKGMGGHTVERLQQEGLTVGAAGSGAAGSGATQQAAARPAAAKPAAAPARTAQK
- the rfaD gene encoding ADP-glyceromanno-heptose 6-epimerase, which translates into the protein MTLIVTGAAGFIGANLVKALNERGETRIIAVDNLTRADKFRNLVDCEIDDYLDKTEFVERFARGDFGKVRAVFHEGACSDTMETDGRYMMDNNFRYSRAVLDTCLEQGVQFLYASSAATYGGSTRFVEEREVEAPLNVYGYSKFLFDQVIRRVLPSAKSQIAGFRYFNVYGPRETHKGRMASVAFHNFNQFRAEGKVKLFGEYNGYAPGEQTRDFVSVEDVAKVNLYFFDHPEKSGIFNLGTGRAQPFNDIASTVVNTLRVLDNLPPLTLAQQVEQGLIEYVPFPDALRGKYQCFTQADQTKLRAAGYDAPFLTVQEGVDRYVRWLSGQV
- the rfaE1 gene encoding D-glycero-beta-D-manno-heptose-7-phosphate kinase; translated protein: MNTLREVVPVPRAQIARARVLVVGDVMLDRYWFGNVDRISPEAPVPVVHVQRQEERLGGAANVARNAVTLGGQAGLLCVVGCDEPGERIVELLGSSGVTPHLERDPALPTTIKLRVLARQQQLLRVDFEAMPTHEVLLAGLARFDALLPQHDVVLMSDYAKGGLTHVTTMIEKARAAGKAVLVDPKGDDWARYRGASLITPNRAELREVVGQWKSEDDLRARVANLRAELNIDALLLTRSEEGMTLFSAEGELHAPALAREVFDVSGAGDTVIATVATMLGAGVPLVDAVVLANRAAGIVVGKLGTATVDYDELFH
- a CDS encoding UDP-glucose dehydrogenase family protein encodes the protein MKITIIGTGYVGLVTGACLAEIGHDVFCLDVDQRKIDILNNGGMPIHEPGLLDIIARNRAAGRLRFSTDIEASVAHGEIQFIAVGTPPDEDGSADLQYVLEAARNIGRHMTNFKVIVDKSTVPVGTAQRVRGVVDEALAARGLAGSVAHRFSVVSNPEFLKEGAAVEDFMRPDRIIIGVDGDETGTIAREKMKKLYAPFNRNHERTIYMDVRSAEFAKYAANAMLATRISFMNEMSNLADKVGADIEAVRRGIGSDPRIGYHFLYAGVGYGGSCFPKDVQALIRTAGENGQPLRILEAVEAANHAQKDVLIGKIEQRFGADLTGREFAVWGLAFKPNTDDMREAPSRRLIAALLERGATVRAYDPVAVDEARRVFALDFGDDAAALARLHLVDTQDVAVTGADALVIVTEWKEFRSPEFTRLKAELKAPVIFDGRNLYEPDAMAELGIDYYAIGRPYVDPQSSSRG
- the lapB gene encoding lipopolysaccharide assembly protein LapB; translation: MDLDFWWLLAIPVAFALGWAASRYDLKNLLSESANLPRSYFRGLNFLLNEQPDKAIDAFIEVAKLDPETVELHFALGNLFRRRGETDRAIRVHQNLLSRTDLPVNERDHALYELGQDFLKAGLLDRAEDAFHKLADGDYALGAQRALLTIYEIEKDWNKSIDTAKRIESMSDKPLDTEIAQFHCELAQDALQRKNAAAAAEQLRLALVVNPQNVRATILSGDAAAAEGNHAAAIEHWKRVEAQNPAYLPLVADKLMKAYVALGKNVEGAELLMGYVDRYPSNDLLDIAYQHIAGLRGQDAAHTLARAQMEKSPNLSGMLHLLDAQIAAADEPRRKELEMMRALIKQRTKNLPRYTCQNCGFRARNFYWQCPGCSGWETYAPRRVEPAMPG